The Candidatus Melainabacteria bacterium RIFOXYA2_FULL_32_9 DNA segment ACCAATAGACAGTAATTTTTCCACTTGCACTCCACAATTAACCATAAGTGATTCAACTTTATACTACATTCTTATATCTTGTATGATACCATCTCTAACAATAATTTCAGCATTTTTAAACTTATCGTAAATATTTTCACCTATTTTGAGTTCAAAATAGTTTTCAAGACTTCCAGTTACAACAATATTCTCAGAAGCTAAATGATTAATACTGTCTCTCTGTGATTGCAGTTCTTGTTTTAATGAAACCATTTGCTGCATTCTGCCTGATAACTCAGCTAAAGCGTCTTGTATTTGCTTAGTGCCTTCTTCTCCATAAGCAGCACCAAAACTACCGGCTTGGTCTTGAATTTGCTTATTCTGTAACTCAAGCTGCATAATCTGACTGTCCAATAAATGAAGTTCTTTATTTATTTCTTCTGTAGCTTGTTTTTTAAAACCATCTGTTACTACAGTTTTAATTGTCACGGGTCTTTTTACCTGTATAGATTTCTCAATATTCATATTCATCCCTCAAAATTATTAACTAATAATAGAAAAGAGCGTATTAATACTCCGAATATTTTATTTACTTTAAAAATGATCATGTATTAAGATATTAAGGAAATATTACCTAATTGTAAACAACCAAAGATCTATGACAAATTGCCTAATTTCATAACATAAAGAATAACAAAAGCTGATCAGCAAAGAAAAATGATTAAATTAGAAAACGTCTTTAAATCGTTCAAAAGTCTCACCGTATTGAAAAACATTAATATTGAGATAATTAAAGGTGAGATTATAGCCGTTATCGGCCCATCAGGATGTGGTAAAAGCACATTCTTAAAATGCATCAATGGATTATTACCTGTTACAAAGGGAAAAATATTCATTGATGGAGTAGACATTACTGATGATAATGTAAATCTTAATCAAATTAGAGCTGAAGTAGGAATCGTTTTCCAGCAATTTAATTTATTTCCTCATATGACAGTTAAAGAAAATATAATGCTGGCCCCAATGAAAGTGAAGAAAATGCCTAAAGAAAAAGCTGAAATTCTTGCAATACAGCTTCTTGAAAAAGTAGGAATACTTGATAAAATAGACAGATACCCAGAGGAATTATCAGGTGGACAAGCTCAAAGAGTTGCAATTGCAAGAAGTCTGGCAATGCAGCCCAAAATTATGCTTTTTGATGAACCTACCAGCGCTTTAGACCCAAAAATGACAGGTGAAGTACTGGATACAATGAAAGAATTAGCAGAAGAAGGCATGACTATGATTGTTGTTACTCACGAGATGAGCTTTGCCAGAGATGTTGCAAATAAGGTTGTATTCTTATCTAATGGTGAAATTTTGGAAGAAGGATCACCTGATATAATATTCAAAAACCCAAATAACGACGCCACACGCGAATTTTTAAGAAGTGTATTAAAGTTGGAAGTGTAATAAGCGAGAAAATTATGAAAAGTATTAGAAATTTATATGGAAGAATTCTTCTTTTAATTTTGGCTTTATCTATATTTACAGGTTTAGCAGCTTGTACACAACCTAAATATAAACAAGACTTACTAGAAAGAGTTACTCAAAGGGGAAAAATCATTGTTGGCGTTAAATATGATTCAAAACCTTTTGGTTACATTGACGAAAATCAAAAACTGCAAGGTTATGATATCGATTTAGTAAAAGAAATAGCTAAAAGGATACTTGGTAATGAAAATGCGGTAGAGTTTCAACAGGTTACATCTTCAAGCAGAATAATTTCATTAACATCCGGTACAATTGATTTAGTTGCTGCAACTATGACAATTAACGAGAAGAGAAAGAGAGTAATAGATTTCAGTTCGCCTTATTATATAGCAGGACAAGCATTGATGGTTTCAAATAATAGCAAAATTAGGTCAGTTAAGGATTTAAACGGCAAAAATGTTATAGTAATTTTAGGGTCAACAGCTGAAGATAACATTAGAATGCTGGCACCAAATGCCAATATTCTAGGATTCAGAACATATACAGATGCTTTTTCTACATTAAGAGCAAAGAGAGCTGATGCCTTGACAACTGATGATATTATTATTGCAGGCCTGATATCTGAAGATCCGAACTACAAAATGCTTAAAGAAAGATATACAAAAGAACCATACGGAATTGGATTTAAAAAGGGTGAAGAGACTAAATCTTTTCAAGAAGCTGTAAATATGGCCTTAGATAGTATGAGAAATGATGGTACACTTGAAAAACTAAAAAGAAAATGGATGCCTTACTAAAAAATGTACGATTTTGATGTAAATGCAATTGTTAAAGCTTTACCTTATATTATAAATGGACTAAAAATAACACTATTTGTATCAATAATAAGCTCTATTTTCGCGCTTATTATTGGAATTACAATTGCTTACTTCAGAAGCCAGGATAACTCCAGCTTAAAACCGCTTGCAATAATATATGTTGAAGTAATAAGAAACACTCCTTTATTAATACAACTATATTTATGGTATAAAGGACTGCCTAATATCGGAGTAAATCTACCTGCCATTATGTGCGGAATATTAGCATTAAGTATTTATACAGCAGCCTATATATCTGAAGTTCTTAGATCAGGCATAAATTCTATAGCCAATGAACAGCATGAGGCTGCGAAAGGGCTAGGTTTATCACAATTTCAGGTTTTCACATTAATAGTTTTTCCACAAGCAATAAGAATAATTATACCGCCGCTTGGCAGTCAGTTTATTAACTTGATAAAAAACTCATCACTAGTAAGCTTTATAGCAGTCACCGATATATTTTATGTTATCTATAGAGAATCGGTAAATGATTTTAGATTCCTGGAATTTTTCCTGGTTGGAGCGGTTATTTATATGATTTTAACCGGTACAGTTGCAGTTCTT contains these protein-coding regions:
- a CDS encoding peptide ABC transporter ATP-binding protein, yielding MIKLENVFKSFKSLTVLKNINIEIIKGEIIAVIGPSGCGKSTFLKCINGLLPVTKGKIFIDGVDITDDNVNLNQIRAEVGIVFQQFNLFPHMTVKENIMLAPMKVKKMPKEKAEILAIQLLEKVGILDKIDRYPEELSGGQAQRVAIARSLAMQPKIMLFDEPTSALDPKMTGEVLDTMKELAEEGMTMIVVTHEMSFARDVANKVVFLSNGEILEEGSPDIIFKNPNNDATREFLRSVLKLEV